ACCCAGCTTAGAGGACGTGTGTGACTTGATTCAAAGAGAACCTGGAGCACACGGCCTCTTTATTGAAGAAAGGGAGGAATCTCTTCCTGTGAGGAGTATGCGTGATCAGAAGAGAGAtaaaaagaaactaagaaaAGCCTTGAAGATCAAAAAGAGGCAGAGACATGAGAAGATCAAGTCAAGCATGACTGACTCCCTTAAAGTTATGGAGCAGCAAGCTGTGAAAGGTCTATCTATGTACTCAGCTTTCACCAGTGATCAATTTGCAATGATCAAGGATGGCCCAATCAAAGCAAGTGATATTGAGCCACTGATCCAAGCTGCAAAAGCCATTATCTCCGCAAAGCAGTCTGGTACACATTCCCTTGTCCCTAAGCCTATCATAATAGATTCAGGAGGTaatcatcatatgattagtgataggaatctAATTAGTGATATTAGGCCTGCCTTAGGGAATGTAAagatagctaatggagatatgGTAAAAATAGAAGGAATAGGGAACCCTAAGTTGTTTGATAAAGACTCCACTGCCTTCTATATGCCCAGCTTTGCTACTAACCTTGTCTCTGTGAAAAAGGCCACGGTTGACCTGAATTGTCAGGTGGTTTTTAGGCCTAATGATGTAGAGTTCCAGGATCTTAAGACAGGAAAGGTGATTGGAGAGGGAAGCAGCATGGGCAACTTAtaccatctccaaaagactaAGCTTTCTTATCCTTCTTCATCTACTCCTCTTTGCATGACCAGTACTAATTTATGTGATAGCACTACTTGGCATGCTGGATTAGGCCACCCACACTCACGTGCATTAGGACTTATGATGCCTGATATGTCATTTAATCACCTTGaatgtgaagcatgcatcttaggAAAGCATTGCAAATCTGTATTTCCAACATCAGTAACAATctatgaaaaatgttttgatttaattcactctgatgtCTGGACTTCTCCATGTCTGTCTAGAGATAAtcacaagtattttgtcacctttatagatgaaaaatcaaaatacacttggattacattgcttccatctaaggatCGTGTGTTAGATGCTTTTATAAACTTCCAatcttatgtaactaaccactTTAAAGCTAATGTGAAGGTACTAAGATCAAGCAATGCTTTCAAGAACCACTTGGCAAAACATGGCATAGTCCACCAAACAAGCTTTCCCTAtactcctcagcagaatggagtggctgagagaaagaataggcatctgatggaggttgcaagatcaatgatgtttcatgcaaatgttcctaagagattctggagtgatacTGTGGTGACAGCATGCTACctaatcaacaggattcccaccaagGTGTTGAAAGATGTTTCACCTTATGAAGTGCTGAACAAGACTTGATGTAGTCCTGATATCAACTGATGATATTCTCATATCAACTGTCAGCATTGAGGACGTGGTCATTAAACCAGAATCTGAAGCAATATCTAAAACCGTAGCTGTACCAGAAGCCAATCAGATGGTCAACCCAACACCTTACCAAACCAGCCAAGGCGCTAACCAGGacatatgtgcactaaaaatACCATATCTTATAAACCAGGAGGGTTTTAATCACGAGAACAATTGtattggattctacactcaaggaGGAGTCCAACTCAATTGGAATCGGGCCATAATATTCACGGAGCAAGacgttatgaattttacaagtcATAGGTTTTCTAACCCATTCCTCTGCGAGTACCAGGCTTTAGAAGACGATTCAAGCCCATCCATGAAGCAGTCTTCATCAGAAACAATCATGGGCTTCAAGAGGGATTTCTCAGCTTTGCAGAAAGACCGGAATCAAGAGAATTGGTCAAGGAAATTAGGAGATAtgatcaatttcccaaaaccggtcaaaccagctctcgacttgccttatttggaaCATTTCACATTCAAGGCACCTCATATCTTTCTAATGCTTGATGAGCTCGTGGTAGAGATTCTCCAAGTGATTAATTTGGTTCCAAAACAGCTCACTTACCTCCCCAAGCTGTCCAGATACAAGGAACCTCCACACATTTCCTTATTTGACCAAGATCAAGCAATAATGGTCATACCAATCAAACCTTTGATTGAGTTATGATTTAttctgattattattttcttttatggtgatttatttgtatttgacCAGCCTTGGTCGAGCTTATAAAAGCTCTTGCATTTGCTTCTTTGTATTGAGACTTGAAATATTGAATTAAAATGAAACCTTTGTTTCCCTTTGAAGTTTTCTCTTGTAAAACTTTGTTTCTCTTGTCTTGTTAAGACCAGTACCTCCAAGAGCTTGAGTGTTTGAGTTGTATCAAAGGTCTTACTCAGCCTTTGTGGTGCTCTTCGACCCATCATCATCTTGATATCTATCCCTTAGCTTAAGATCTGTTTATTCAGAAGTTTTGTGAGCCTTTGacagcttaggcttgtatcatttttggtatcagagccagaaGCTCCTATCATTTAtctttctgtttttgttatcttctttttcattctattctcaaaaaaaaaaaaaattgggaaacaaatttttttcatctttgcttcttttctgtttttgtttttctaagtttctttcaaaaaaaaaacaaaagaagaaatggCGAGCCATCTTTGGAATCTTTTAAAGTtagaagattattattttactgGAGGATCAGATCCTGATGAGTACTTTAAATGGGAGCACAAGATGAATGAGTTCTTCATCCTTTGTGACCGTCCAGATTTTGAGAAGGTGTTCATTGCAGCTGATCAACTCATCAACCACGCTCAAGATTGGTGGAGCCAATATACTTCTGGACATTTGCGACAACCAACTTGGGATGAGATGAAGAATCTCTTGAGGAAGCAATACATCCCACGTGATCGGTATCATGAAATCCGGAGGCAGTTTCGTACGCTTTGCCAAGATGATAAAACAGTCATGGAGTATCACAGTCAGTTCAAGTATCTCCGCACTCGGCTCAATCCAGGAGTAAGTAATGAGGATGTCGTGGATTAGTTTGTTTATGGACTGAGAGATGAGATACATGTTTACCTACAAAGATACACATGCTGTGATTTAGAAGAGATATTTCAACGAGCAGTCCAAATTGAGCTTGCCACCAAAGAGCCTGAAACGCCTGATCCACCAGATGAGTCTCCACTACCAAAAGTGCCCACTCAAAAGGAGGAGCCACAAGAAGCGGTCCAACAACATCCAAGTGACCTCACCATGTCGCATGAACAAGTTTTGAGGACAAAACTTTTTGAAGAAAGAGGGAATGATGTAGTCCTGATATCAATTGATGATATTCTCATATCAACTGTCAGCATTGAGGACGTGGTCATTAAACCAGAAGCTGAAGCAATATCTAAAACCGTAGCTGTACCAGAAGCTAATCAGATGGTCAACCCAACACCTTACCAAACCAGCCAAGGCGCTAACCAGGacatatgtgcactaaaaatgccatatcttaTAAACCAGGAGGGTTTTAATCACGAGAACAATTGtattggattctacactcaagaaggagtccaacTCAATTGGAATCGGGCCATAATATTCACGGAGCAAGacgttatgaattttacaagtcATAGGTTTTCTAACCCATCCACCTGCGAGTACCAGGCTTTAGAAGACGATTCAAGCCCAGCCATGAAGCAGTCTTCATCAGAAACAATCATGGGCTTCAAGAGGGATTTCTCAGCTTTGCAGAAAGACCGGAATCAAGAGAATTGGTCAAGGAAATTAGGAGATAtgatcaatttcccaaaaccggtcaaaccagctctcgacttgccttatttggaaCATTTCACATTCAAGGCACCTCATATCTTTCTAGTGCTTGATGAGCTCGTGGTAGAGATTCTCCAAGTGATTAATTTGTTTCCAAAACAGCTCACTTACCTCCCCAAGCTGTCCAGATACAAGGAACCTCCACACATTTCCTTATTTGACCAAGATCAAGCAATAATGGTCATACCAATCAAACCTTTGATTGAGTTATGATTTAttctgattattattttcttttatggtgatttatttgtatttgacCAGCCTTGGTCGAGCTTATAAAAGCTCTTGCATTTGCTTCTTTGTATTGAGACttaaaatattgaattaaaatgaaacatttGTTTCCCTTTGAAGTTTTCTCTTGTAAAACTTTGTTTCTCTTGTCTTGTTGAGACCAGTACCTCCAAGAGCTTGAGTGTTTGAGTTGTATCAAAGGTCTTACGCAGCCTTTGTGGTGCTCTTCGACCCATCATCATCTTGATATCTATCCCTTAGCTTAAGATCTGTTTATTCAGAAGTTTTGTGAGCCTTTGacagcttaggcttgtatcaaGACTAGACCATCCATTCATCATCTCAGGGTGTTTGGATGTGTCTGCTTTGTGCTAGTACCAGGGGAGCTAAGGAATAAGCTAGAAGCAAAGAGTATGAAGTgcatgttcattggatactcatctacacagaagggatacaagtgctacaaTCCTGAAACAAGAAGAGTACTTGTATCCAGAGATGTGAAGTTTATGGAAGGAAAAGGCCTCTATGCTGAGAAGaattgggatgagctcaaggatctgTCTCAAGCATCAGATAAGGCCAACAACCTGGAGTTATTTTGGAGAATCTTGGAATCAGTTTATCAAAGGAGAAGGAGCCAACCAGAGAAGCTGCACCTACTCAAGAGACTGAACAAGATCATGAAGAAGTCactcatcctgatcctgaagggggcaatGAACAAGAATCAGAACAGCAACAAGGTTCAGATGctcatgatcaggagagtgcaCTAGATCAGGAACAAGATCAGGAGACTGCCCAAGTTcatgaggaagaagagcagCAACAAGATCAGGTTCAAACactgagaagaagtacaaggataaAGAAGGATCCCTCTACTTGGACAAGTTCAAGAGTCTATTTCAACAGTCAAGCAGTAGCACATCCCACCTCGGCAGTATGCTCCTTTGCGCAATTCCCATCtgagcatcaagctttcattGTTGGATTAGATGAAGCGTATGTACCCAGGTCATATGCAGAAGCAATGGAGCTTGAGGTATGGAGAAAATCAGTTGAAGCTGAGATAaatgccatgatcatcaatgacacttggtatgaaagtGAACTCCCAAGAGGAAAGAAAGCTGTGACCAGCAAGTGGGTGTTTACAATTAAGTTCCTTCCTAATGGCAAGGTGGAGAGGTGTAAAacaagactggtggcaagaggctttactcagacatatggagaggactatgtagatacatttgcaccagtggcaaagttGCACACCATCCGGAGTGGGaattatggcagatggatgtcaagaatgcctttcttcaaggagaattagaagatgaagtgtacatgcatCCTCCTCCGGGTTTAGAGAAGCTggtgaagcctggaaatgttctTAGGCtcaagaaagcaatctatgggctgaagcagtctccaagagcatggtaccacaagttAAGTaccacactgaatgggagaggattcagaaAATCAGAAGCTGACCACACCTTGTTTACTCTCTCCGGTCCAAGAGGAATTGTAGTCATCTtgatctatgtggatgatataatcatcacaggcagtgacaaagaaggcATCAGAGAAACCAAGGTATTCCTCAAGTCtgtttttgatattaaagatttaggtgaactcaagtacttccttgggattgaagtatgtcgctctaaagaggggctcttcttatctcaaaggaagtacacacttgatcttttaaatgaggcaggaaaccttggaggaAGAATAGCCAAaacaccacttgaagaaggcTACAAAGTACTCagaaagggggagtttgaggacaaacctTATGAGGATGTGAAACAgtatagaaggatggtgggaaagctcatctatctaaccattaccaggccagacatttgctttgcagtgaaccaagtcagtcaacatatgcaggcgcctaagatacaccattggaacatggtggagaggatcatgagGTATCTGAGAGTAGCTCCTGGTCAGGGTGTATGGATGGCTTGCAATGGAAGCACATAgattgtaggctactgtgatgctgattgggcaggagatagggttgataggagatcaaccactggctactgcacatttattggaggcaacctagtaacttggaagagcaagaagcagaaggttgtgtcatgttctagtgctgaagctgagtacagaGCTATGAGGAAGCTCACCAACGAATTAATATGGATAAAGGGGTTACTTGGCGATTTGGGTATTGAAActacaacaccaatcacaatgcattgtgataatcaggcTGCCATTCatattgccagcaactcagtgttccatgaaagaaccaagcacattgaagtagactgccacaaagtTAGACAAGCTGTAGAGAAGCAGATCATcttaccttgctacacaaggagtgaggatcagctagctgacatcttcaccaaagcagcaagcaccaaggtttgtgagttcatccactctaggttgggactcatagacctcacatcTCACTGACTTTCCTATCATGGAGacttctactctttttccttggtgtgtttttatcccactgggttttgcacatcaaggttttaatgagggaagtTCTTCATGATTCCAAGCTTGACTGGTTCcctaagtcaagcttgagggggagtatttgTTGAGATGAGGTGATTATATTGAGTGAGAAGAAGGGTTGAAGATATTTGGAgaagttactattacagtaacttttatttaccacagtaaataaaagttaccatgcagtaagaGTCAAAAGAAGTTATAATGGCTGTTATGAGAGATGGTGAAAGGTTTAGGATGAAAGGGAAGGTCAgcacagtgatcagaccgttaCTAAGAAAGGAAGAAGGGGCACGCAGCtcatacagctttggacaggctgtaaaggtccaaagcatgtgaacCATCTCAGCCATACATTTCAAACTAGCCAGCCTTTCTCTTGTTGACTACACATGCTCTGTATAGTTCTTTCTTTTGCGCAAACCCTTAGTCTCTCTATCTATATAAGTGTAATCTCAGATCATTAATAAGACTAAGCAAtttatgtctctctctctctagtcttggttactattcactattaaatctaagaatcATTTCTTGACATTtcagtctcttaatctctttcaatcttctttaatcttcataaacactcagattatataaaataatatggtatcagagccaggttgaaggcAACCTGAGTTCGTGtgaactctttggtgattccttagtgaagatccaaagagaaacttggtgttcttggtgttcttgctgCTGTTCTTCAAAGTTATTTCTTTCCGGGTTATTTGAAGATCCTCAAGCTTAAAACTTGATCTCTCCGGTTCGTTGAAGCTAGAGAAGTGTGTTGTCTACGTTCGtggtgtgaagactcaagctcaaGATCAGTTCCAGTCAGTACAAGCTAAGTTTACTCGGTTCAAGTTTGATATCTTTGAAGAAGGTACAATCGGGTAGCTAGGTGTGGAAAGTTGTTTGCTTTAGTCTTTGGCGGTTCAAGTTTGTCTCTTTAGCAAGATATAAGCTTGTGTGGTGTTTGAGAAAGCTTAGTGTGTGAAGAGTAAGAACACTAGGGTGGTTGTTGGTTAAGACATGGAAGGAAGTATGCATATGAAAGTTGCGGTTGTGTTCAAAGGAACCAACTATcttgtgtggtctcggatggtgagaaccacagtggGTTGCAAGGGTTTGTGGAGTCATATCACcaagggtgaagctccaaagctcgggGAACTAAAGAAAGACAAGGAAGAAGTCTCAAGTGATGATGTAGAGAAGTGGGAGCAAGAGGACATGCTTGTGATGTCAGTCTTGCACGCTTCATTGGAACCAGCTATCTAggatgcttatagctactgtgagtcagctaaggagctatgggataccttgaaaaaggtttatgggaacacttcaaacctcagtagagtctttgaagtgaagcatGCGATCAATGGCCTTacacaagaagacatggagttcactaaacaTCTCGGAAGGTTTAGAACTCTATGGTCCGAactagagatgctaaggccaacCACTACCAGATGCTGAggagcttaacaagaggagggaacaagacaaggtctttggatTGTTGTTAACACTGAACCCGGCATACAATGGTCTCATCCAGCACATGTTAAGAGATGATGATCTTCCTGACTTGGAGGAAGTGtgctctcggattcaaaaggagcagggCTCCATTGGCTTGTTTGGGAAGAAGGGAGAACTATCCTTGGCGAATCATGCCTCTCAAGGTGAGCATGGAGAAGTCCCACAAGCCAACAAAGCAAcacaagggaagtatgagaagttcaatgggagTTGTGATCAttgtaagaagcatgggcacaagaagagtaACTGCTAgattctccatccacacttGAAGCCGGCTAAGTTCATGAAAGATAGAGAAGCAAGGGCTCACATGTCTGATGGTTCAAGTGGAGGATCGAGTGGAGCTAGTACTAGCAAAGGTCAGGAATTGACAATGCAGGATACTGGTGGTGATTGCAAGTCCCTGGTGGCTTATTCTGGTGCTCCTATCATCTGCAACAACTCTTGTGATGATTACATcaagaaatccgaccttgatgcaatcataaaacacttcaaggatcatggtaactttggtaataaCCTTGGGtattcttttggtgctaggatggtaGATAATCTTGTGGAAATGAGCAGCATTGATAGTATGGTTGATAGATTAAGGAATATGCATCATGGTGTTTCTAGTAT
The sequence above is a segment of the Raphanus sativus cultivar WK10039 unplaced genomic scaffold, ASM80110v3 Scaffold2211, whole genome shotgun sequence genome. Coding sequences within it:
- the LOC130505364 gene encoding uncharacterized protein LOC130505364, translating into MKAETSKKMTQEDSQASGLKNEDKWVQEDRLTLEIIQSSLSVSILEAHSKCACARELWESLQRFYGSISNLSRVFEVKQFINNLSQEEMEFDQLFGKLSNLWEELDTLRPSSVDPEVLRERQEQDRVFSLLRAMNPSYNSLIKRIVRGENLPSLEDVCDLIQREPGAHGLFIEEREESLPVRSMRDQKRDKKKLRKALKIKKRQRHEKIKSSMTDSLKVMEQQAVKGLSMYSAFTSDQFAMIKDGPIKASDIEPLIQAAKAIISAKQSGTHSLVPKPIIIDSGGNHHMISDRNLISDIRPALGNVKIANGDMVKIEGIGNPKLFDKDSTAFYMPSFATNLVSVKKATVDLNCQVVFRPNDVEFQDLKTGKVIGEGSSMGNLYHLQKTKLSYPSSSTPLCMTTCYLINRIPTKVLKDVSPYEVLNKT